In Bubalus kerabau isolate K-KA32 ecotype Philippines breed swamp buffalo chromosome 4, PCC_UOA_SB_1v2, whole genome shotgun sequence, one DNA window encodes the following:
- the PRR29 gene encoding proline-rich protein 29, with amino-acid sequence MSTEPQRRGLDMDIWERVRPPELSGIGRSWRQPPAQTAAPMPWVTILQPLPWTIPPTSPQPGRVKEGRWGNDPGVTSKGRGRAGGGLLNSGPLDLLELMLLQNVQMNQLFLSGQVAAVLNQGLSWTNPQVNSDKVRDRMEETLGSKTRVLRTIPAHGTTKRVGGPPKPPLQPNPRISPELGHPTTLILTLWRILYQLSHQGSPRILEWVAYPLSIKESSDPGSVSLEVQHQEETEPQEEGPLVFHHHYLPCTMPALGPLLPWPGPLLSPPLHQPRMQDSAEIQHHPPAPGKRGVRAVPPPPPPSATGTVGADVPPASDYYDAESP; translated from the exons ATGTCCAcagagccccagcgcaggggtTTGGATATGGACATCTGGGAGAGAGTCCGGCCTCCGGAGCTGTCGG GAATTGGAAGGAGCTGGCGTCAACCCCCAGCGCAGACTGCAGCCCCGATG ccctgGGTGACCATTCTGCAGCCCCTCCCGTGGACCATCCCACCTACATCCCCGCAGCCAGGCCGCGTGAAGGAAG GACGCTGGGGAAATGACCCTGGCGTCACCAGCAAGGGCAGGGGAAGGGCTGGTGGGGGCCTGCTGAACTCCGGTCCCCTAGACCTGCTGGAGCTGATGCTGCTACAGAACGTTCAGATGAACCAGCTCTTTCTGAGTGGCCAGGTGGCAGCGGTGCTCAACCAGGGGCTTTCCTGGACTAACCCACAG GTGAACAGTGACAAAGTCAGAGACAGAATGGAGGAAACCTTGG GGAGCAAAACAAGGGTACTGCGCACGATCCCTGCACACGGCACCACCAAGAGAGTGGGCggaccacctaagccacccctccagcccaACCCACGCATCAGCCCGGAGCTTGGGCACCCGACAACTCTCATTCTCACTCTCTG gcggattctttaccagctgagccaccagggaagcccaagaatactggagtgggtagcctatcccttgtctATTAAAGAGTCCAGTGACCCTGGATCG GTCTCCCTGGAGGTTCAACACCAGGAAGAGACAGAACCCCAGGAGGAGGGGCCTCTGGTTTTCCACCACCACTACCTGCCCTGCACCATGCctgccctgggccccctgctgccctggccaggccctctcctttcccctcccctacACCAGCCCCGCATGCAGGATTCAGCTGAGATTCAGCATCACCCTCCTGCGCCTGGAAAAAGGGGGGT GAGAGCGGTGCCCCCACCTCCACCGCCCAGTGCCACGGGAACTGTGGGTGCAGATGTACCTCCAGCTTCAG ACTACTACGATGCTGAGAGCCCATAA
- the LOC129648839 gene encoding intercellular adhesion molecule 2-like isoform X2: MVGSGEVQVINCTASCTDPKKLVLETDLNKTVLESQAQWKLFRVYNISKDEQLLCSFICAGKQETRVFNITVFYPPKQVLLTLSHTSVAVGTLFTIECLVPAVAPLEGLTVTLLRGTEVLYNHTFVGTAPFPQDAVVTHNTTAHREDGHHNFSCEAQMDLRSRGGGLVHRVSDPQRLEVKEPEPNNQTVIMAIVIVLLLLFVTFVFVCFVFSEKWRRGRTGHYPVQAAWSRLRRSHRAQPL, from the exons ATGGTGGGGTCTGGAGAGGTTCAAGTGATTAATTGCACTGCCAGCTGTACGGACCCCAAGAAACTTGTTCTGGAGACAGACCTAAACAAGACTGTCCTGGAGAGCCAGGCTCAGTGGAAGCTGTTCAGGGTCTACAACATCTCCAAGGATGAGCAGCTCCTGTGCAGTTTCATCTGCGCCGGcaagcaggagaccagagttttcAACATCACCGTGTTCT ACCCTCCAAAGCAAGTGCTGCTGACGCTGTCGCACACCTCAGTGGCCGTAGGGACACTGTTCACCATCGAGTGCCTGGTCCCCGCCGTGGCACCCCTCGAAGGCCTCACTGTCACCCTGCTCCGTGGTACTGAGGTCTTGTACAATCACACCTTTGTGGGGACAGCACCCTTCCCCCAAGATGCCGTGGTCACCCACAACACCACAGCTCACAGGGAAGACGGCCACCATAACTTCTCGTGCGAGGCCCAGATGGACCTGCGCTCTCGTGGCGGTGGCCTTGTCCACAGAGTCTCAGATCCCCAGAGGCTTGAAGTCAAAG AGCCTGAGCCCAACAACCAGACGGTGATCATGGCGATCGTGATAGTGCTGCTGCTCTTGTTTGTGACATTCGTCTTCGTGTGCTTTGTCTTCAGTGAGAAGTGGCGCCGGGGGCGGACAGGTCATTACCCAGTGCAGGCCGCTTGGAGCAGGCTGAGACGGAGCCACCGGGCACAGCCCCTATGA
- the LOC129648839 gene encoding intercellular adhesion molecule 2-like isoform X1, producing MMSTFGGWGALTAFLVLLCCQGSGEKAFEGPEHLMVGSGEVQVINCTASCTDPKKLVLETDLNKTVLESQAQWKLFRVYNISKDEQLLCSFICAGKQETRVFNITVFYPPKQVLLTLSHTSVAVGTLFTIECLVPAVAPLEGLTVTLLRGTEVLYNHTFVGTAPFPQDAVVTHNTTAHREDGHHNFSCEAQMDLRSRGGGLVHRVSDPQRLEVKEPEPNNQTVIMAIVIVLLLLFVTFVFVCFVFSEKWRRGRTGHYPVQAAWSRLRRSHRAQPL from the exons ATGATGTCCACTTTTGGTGGCTGGGGAGCGCTCACAGCCTTTCTCGTCCTGCTCTGCTGCCAAG GGTCTGGTGAGAAGGCGTTCGAGGGGCCAGAGCACCTGATGGTGGGGTCTGGAGAGGTTCAAGTGATTAATTGCACTGCCAGCTGTACGGACCCCAAGAAACTTGTTCTGGAGACAGACCTAAACAAGACTGTCCTGGAGAGCCAGGCTCAGTGGAAGCTGTTCAGGGTCTACAACATCTCCAAGGATGAGCAGCTCCTGTGCAGTTTCATCTGCGCCGGcaagcaggagaccagagttttcAACATCACCGTGTTCT ACCCTCCAAAGCAAGTGCTGCTGACGCTGTCGCACACCTCAGTGGCCGTAGGGACACTGTTCACCATCGAGTGCCTGGTCCCCGCCGTGGCACCCCTCGAAGGCCTCACTGTCACCCTGCTCCGTGGTACTGAGGTCTTGTACAATCACACCTTTGTGGGGACAGCACCCTTCCCCCAAGATGCCGTGGTCACCCACAACACCACAGCTCACAGGGAAGACGGCCACCATAACTTCTCGTGCGAGGCCCAGATGGACCTGCGCTCTCGTGGCGGTGGCCTTGTCCACAGAGTCTCAGATCCCCAGAGGCTTGAAGTCAAAG AGCCTGAGCCCAACAACCAGACGGTGATCATGGCGATCGTGATAGTGCTGCTGCTCTTGTTTGTGACATTCGTCTTCGTGTGCTTTGTCTTCAGTGAGAAGTGGCGCCGGGGGCGGACAGGTCATTACCCAGTGCAGGCCGCTTGGAGCAGGCTGAGACGGAGCCACCGGGCACAGCCCCTATGA